In Nitrosococcus oceani ATCC 19707, the following proteins share a genomic window:
- a CDS encoding DUF6384 family protein, whose translation MNTEATSATAGASAKQPLDEIMLAMDVVDTLRRRERLVKREIEVEGREQDLKERLRKIYQAQGIEVSDRILAEGVAALREDRFVYKPPAESFHVKLARLYVSRNRWGKWLLGGIGVLIIAWTVNYFVFVAPSKALPEEIATVHAEVTEIARSDRARERAEQLLNAGQTALDNENKDAARQALRLLEDLRTRLEQEYTLRIVNRPREQSGVWRVPDINTRARNYYLIVEAIDPSGKVLTVPVTNEETGKIERVTQWGLRVDEATFQRVARDKQNNGIIEEDRVGHKKRGYLRPDYKIRTTGGAITQW comes from the coding sequence ATGAATACGGAAGCGACCTCCGCGACCGCTGGAGCGTCCGCCAAGCAGCCCCTCGACGAGATCATGCTCGCCATGGACGTGGTGGATACCCTGCGCCGGCGCGAGCGTTTGGTAAAGCGGGAGATCGAGGTGGAAGGCCGGGAGCAGGATCTTAAGGAGCGCCTGCGCAAAATTTATCAAGCCCAGGGCATTGAAGTCTCGGATCGGATTTTGGCGGAGGGAGTGGCCGCGCTCAGGGAGGATCGCTTCGTTTATAAGCCGCCGGCGGAAAGCTTCCATGTCAAGCTAGCGCGTCTCTACGTTAGCCGCAACCGCTGGGGCAAGTGGCTGCTAGGGGGGATTGGCGTTCTGATTATTGCTTGGACCGTCAATTACTTTGTTTTTGTTGCTCCGAGTAAAGCCCTGCCGGAGGAGATTGCGACCGTCCATGCAGAAGTAACCGAGATCGCCAGATCCGATCGTGCCCGGGAGCGTGCGGAGCAACTGCTGAATGCCGGGCAAACCGCGCTGGACAATGAGAATAAGGATGCCGCCCGGCAGGCGCTGCGGTTGCTGGAGGACTTGCGCACCCGTTTGGAGCAGGAGTACACGCTCCGCATCGTTAACCGGCCAAGGGAGCAGAGCGGCGTTTGGCGCGTGCCGGATATCAATACCCGTGCTCGCAATTACTACCTCATTGTCGAGGCGATCGATCCCAGCGGCAAGGTGCTCACGGTCCCCGTTACCAATGAGGAAACCGGCAAGATCGAGCGCGTTACCCAGTGGGGCTTGCGCGTGGACGAAGCGACCTTCCAGCGGGTTGCCCGCGACAAGCAAAACAACGGTATCATTGAGGAGGATCGCGTTGGCCACAAAAAGCGCGGTTACTTGAGACCGGATTACAAGATACGCACCACGGGTGGCGCTATTACCCAGTGGTAA
- a CDS encoding PhoH family protein, translating to MSKKISADKRLFVLDTNVLMHDPAAIFRFQEHDIYLPMIVLEELDSAKKGLSEVARNVRQATRFLDDLLEQIESPEDISQGLPLPATLRSGNGKAASASGRLFFQTHALNIPLPEAMPGQKPDNSILGTAMALQEVHPDHTVTLVSKDINLRIKATVLGIHAEDYYNDKVLDDADLLYTGSFELPNDFWGTHGQAMDSWSEGGRTFYRIKGPLVEEWHPNQCLYPGGEHGFEALVRSREKDTAVIELAQDYRSSRHTVWGISARNREQSFALNLLLDPEIDFVTLLGMAGTGKTLLTLAAGLAQTLETKHYREIIMTRVTVPLGEDIGFLPGTEEEKMTPWMGALMDNLEVLAKPDMGGEWARAATNDLLQNRIKIRSLNFMRGRTFLNKFIILDEAQNLTSKQMKTLITRAGPGTKIVCLGNIAQIDTPYLTETTSGLTYVVDYFKTWEHSGHITLLRGERSRLADFASSVL from the coding sequence GTGAGTAAAAAAATTTCCGCTGACAAACGGCTCTTTGTCCTCGACACCAATGTGCTCATGCACGATCCCGCGGCTATCTTCCGCTTTCAGGAGCATGATATTTATCTGCCCATGATTGTGCTGGAAGAACTGGATTCGGCCAAGAAAGGGCTCTCGGAAGTCGCCCGCAATGTACGCCAGGCAACCCGTTTTTTAGATGATTTGCTGGAGCAAATTGAATCCCCCGAGGACATTAGCCAGGGGCTCCCCTTGCCGGCCACCCTCCGCTCTGGAAACGGGAAAGCAGCAAGCGCCAGCGGACGCCTTTTTTTCCAGACCCACGCCTTGAATATCCCCCTGCCGGAAGCCATGCCGGGCCAGAAGCCCGATAACAGTATTCTCGGTACTGCTATGGCCCTGCAGGAGGTACACCCGGACCATACGGTCACCTTGGTCTCCAAGGATATTAATCTCCGCATCAAAGCCACGGTGCTGGGTATCCACGCCGAGGATTATTATAACGATAAGGTTCTGGACGATGCGGATCTGCTCTACACAGGCAGTTTTGAGCTTCCTAACGATTTTTGGGGAACCCACGGGCAGGCTATGGATTCTTGGAGTGAGGGGGGACGTACTTTTTACCGGATTAAAGGTCCCCTGGTTGAGGAATGGCACCCCAATCAATGTCTTTACCCGGGAGGGGAACACGGTTTCGAAGCCCTGGTCCGCAGCCGGGAAAAGGACACCGCTGTCATTGAGCTGGCCCAGGATTATCGTTCTTCCCGCCATACGGTCTGGGGCATTTCCGCCCGGAACCGGGAGCAGAGTTTCGCCCTTAATCTGCTTCTTGATCCGGAAATAGATTTTGTGACTCTCCTGGGAATGGCCGGGACTGGCAAGACCTTGCTCACCCTCGCCGCCGGGCTTGCCCAAACCTTGGAAACCAAGCACTATCGGGAAATTATCATGACCCGGGTAACCGTTCCTCTCGGTGAGGACATTGGTTTTCTGCCTGGTACGGAAGAAGAAAAAATGACCCCCTGGATGGGGGCGCTCATGGATAACCTGGAAGTGCTCGCCAAACCGGATATGGGCGGGGAATGGGCCCGGGCCGCCACCAACGATTTGCTGCAAAACCGGATCAAGATCCGTTCTCTCAATTTTATGCGCGGGCGCACCTTTCTTAACAAATTTATTATTCTCGATGAGGCGCAAAATCTCACTTCCAAGCAAATGAAAACCTTGATCACCCGCGCTGGGCCTGGCACCAAAATCGTTTGTCTGGGTAACATCGCCCAGATCGATACGCCCTACCTAACGGAAACCACTTCCGGTTTGACCTATGTGGTCGATTACTTTAAAACCTGGGAGCACAGTGGTCATATTACTCTGCTACGGGGGGAGCGCTCCCGCCTCGCCGATTTTGCCTCCAGTGTGCTGTAG